GTTGCCTCGCCGCGGCTGGCCCACGCGcgtggagcgccgccgggacgcGCCTGGCGAGCATGCGCACGAGGCGAGAGCGGCCGGCCCGCACACGCCAGCACGGTCCAGCGAGAATGGCCGGAGCGAGCGTTGCTCTGGCGGTCAGTGAGCACGGCCGAGCGAGCGTGGCCTTCGGGAGGAAGACAGCACCGATGATGGCTTCTTCAGATATGGACAAGTCAATATTGAACTATGTAAATAATAGTGCTAAAATTCACTCCATTCTATTTGGAGGGGCATAATCGTATTTCCCTATCAAGATAACTGACGAAATGGCAACCAAGGGAATGGAAATTTGAAAAGGTGGCAACGAGGGAAATGCTATAATTTCCAATGGTATTAAGGGAATTCACTCTTATTTATTTAATACGTTGATCTAGAATGAGAGGAGCCTGGTGGGTGATCTGGAATGAGTGTAGAAATCCACCGTGGGCCGCCGggtggccggctcggcctcgccgtcttCCCTCCTCTGGGCTATGATTACTGGGCCCTCGTCGCCGCCTGGTGCCTGCTTTTGGCCCATGAATGAGAGGAATCTGTTTAACATTGCAAACGCAGTAGTATCTCCGTGCCGAATTTCCAGTCGCGTTCTGTCACTCCCAAATTCACCGAGCCAGGCCACCACTATCAATCAGTACGCCGCGGGTACAGGCACAGAAGAAAAAACTTTTTGCTGCTGTTTCATCTCGATTTCGTACCCGAAACTTCTTTGAATTTAGTTTTTATTGGTTCCAGGCGTACAGGAAGAAAAAAATTGCACCAGGGCAGCAATCAAGTTGGCAAAACAGAGTACCAATGTTTTTCAACAGAATTATCTCAGTACGAAACTCTGCCAAGTACGTACTTCTAGGAATCAAGCGAAAGGGACTGTTCTGTTTAGGCAACACAATTAATGTTCCAGGAATCCTGCTAATCACAAACTTTCATGCAGGACACTAGAACGTCACCTAGCAAACTTTCATGCAGGACACTAGAACGTCACCAGGATAATTAGTGTGCCTAAAATGAATATCAACCAGGACAAACCGGAGATCCCTCACATGAATAGATCTGGACCGTTTTCATTCACAATCCACAGAGAAGCGGTGTCCACGCAACCAGAGTACATGATCCAAAATAAGAAATTATCCAACAAGCATATCAAGTCTAGCAATTTTCTTGCAATAAACAACAGCAGCCAACAAACGGGCAGGAGTAGCAGCATCATTCATATCCATCAATTCAACATGAAACCCTTAATCACTTCGCTTCCAGCAACTCTTGACCGTCTTTAACCATAGTTCAGGCGGAACATGTCATTCTGCACGTAGAAGGAATTTCCAGCCGGCATCAAATGGAATGCCTACAGAAAGAATTGAAACATAGCAACGTCAATTTTGCTTTCTGGAAAGGGTACGTAAAAAAAATGACTGCAATCAAGAGGAGTCAACCAAGACATGCACCCTGTATATTTAAAAAATGCACCACAAGCATATTAGAGTTTTGCAAACAATCAATTGGTTCAAAGGGGGTGCTATGAAAATCAATAAAACTTTAGATAAGCATCTGAATTAACTCTCAATGGAATCACCACATTGCACTTTCAAACAAATACCTAAATCAAATTCAAGACCAAAATATACAAGCTGCATGCCAGAATCGTATTATCATTGAGAACTTAGCTATAGGAAGTAGGGCAAGTTAAAAGTTGTGCATTGCTTCCAACATAAGATCGAAAGATACAAGTTCTTAGAACTAAGCTTTAGAAGCTGTTACTTCAaataaagtgtgtgtgtgtgtgtgtgtgttcttataaaaaaaaagtatgtgtgtgtgtttgtgaGGTAATAAACTGCACATTTGCAGTCTGAGCTTATACAGAAGACATCATAGACATGTTGTGCAAGCTGCTCCTAAAGTCATAAACTTGACATTAAAATATACAGATTAGCGTGCCATTTGGTTCCAGTTACTGCACAACTTGAAACACAAAAACATGTAAAATGCAGGTATATTTCACACCTGCAAGATGGGTCGATATCTAAAAATTTGACATTAAATTTGTTCATGGTTCAGAGGCAACTAAACAGCTTCAAGAGATAATCCCCCAAAACACAAGGTCTACATTTTTCTAGGAAATACGTACCATGGATACAAACACAAAAATAAAGTGCATTCTAAAAGGATTCATGAAGTGTTTATGAAACTTAACACAAAACAGAGCAACAAATTTGATCAACTGGAATCTTTGAACCGTGCAAAATTGAATAGTGCTGAGCATGACACATGCCTGTACCTCTAGCATTAACCAGCAGTGTTGCAAAAATATCGCCAAAACAAATCACTTTGCCATGTCACCAAAACCAGCGACTTTGCCATGTAACCAAAACCAATAACTTCGCTATGTAACCAAAACCAATGACTACTATCTAGCAAAAATTTCAAAAAGTGTGCTAAAGCTGTACATATGAAAATAGCCTAAGGCAATAAACAAGGAGCATAAATATATACAATAGACACAGCAGCATAGCTAAAGATCGAATTGAAGCACAACTGAAAGGATTAACCAAGGATAACCAAACAGGTACATGTAGTGTAGATCTAAACGACACAGATAACCTCGCAGTACTACAGGACCAACAGTCAGCAGCTAATCAAATGTTTCAATACGGAAATCGACTTGGATCAATGAATACTAAATAGAGAATAGTGAGAGACCAACCCATCACAACAGTAAGCACAGATCAAGCAAGCAATCCAAAAATAATAAGCAAACCGAGGTCCTTCTATTGAGTACCATGAGATTGGGACCAACCCAAGCCAGGAACTACACGAATGACCACAGATCAGATCAGATCAGCTGAAAGGTCAGGGCGGACTACGCGGAAGGCTTACTCCTACGCGGTGAGTGCGAATGAGAGAGGCAAGGAGGAACCGGATCGAGGCGGTGCGGGGGGTTGCAGACCTGGGAGAACTTCATGGGGTGCTCCTCGGGGGCGGTGCGTATGGAGCCGGAGACGAAGACGAGCATGCCTCCCTGGGGCCCCGACGGCTGGCAGTCGACGGTGATGATCTGGTGCTCGCAGTGCTGGAAGGGGAGCGAGCCGAGCTTGCCGGCGATGGCGGCCGGGCCCTGGAGTTTCTGGCCCTCGAAGGTGAGCATGGAGGTGTCCTGGTACAGCGACACCAGCGCGGCGCGGTTGGTGTCGAACGTCCGGTAGTAGTGCTCCACGAAGGCCTTGGCCACCGCGTCCGGGTCCATCGCCATGCCTCGCCTCGCCGAGCGCGCCTAGGGTTTCGAGCTCTGTCTGggtggggggagagagagagaggaggcgtCGCGGCGTGATGAGGAAGGAGAGGAGCGGCGCAGGGGGAGAGGATCGTGAGGTGAAGGCGTGATGTGCTGGGGAATTTGGCCCTTGGGTGGGGCCGTGGGTCGGCGGGGTTCGCGTGGAAAGAACGCGACGCTGTCTGGACTGAGCCTGGGCTGGAAGTGTGGTCCGGGCGGAGGGGAGAGATGGGCTGGAAGTTGCTCGTTGCTCATGGGCTCCATCTTCTCGTGTCagtttttcctccgccgcgcatgACGAGGAGTACAAATGCAGCCCGGCCCACACACACACTAAGCACATTGATTTAGGATATTTACTTTATCCATTCTAAACTATTGGTCGTTTTGacatttttaaatatattatttGTATCATATACCTAGGCATAATGTATAACAAAACCAATATATCTTGAAATGGAGGGAGCGCAGGATACAAATCAGACGGAGGTACAAATTCGAAACGCGTTTAGGTGGACAATGCATGATTGGTAAGTGTAGAGTGCACTCCTCCCTTTGGTTCCCTTCAAATAACATTTCAATGCGAACGCATGATGCATTCTCTCTTGAGAAAGTCTGCCCTCTCTTCACACCGCTACCACAAAATGTCAAAAGACACGGCGGCACGTACCATCAGCGGATGCAAATACGATCGGTGCAGAGAATCCGACACGTACATTGCAGTACTCTTGTTTTGTCCCTCAAAGAAGTACTATACCAATCGGGATTTGGGAAGTGGCATCGGGCCCGCCACCGAGGACGGTAAGCGACAGGAGCATGCACGGCAGGTAGGGGCGCCGCTGAAGACGCAAACGACACAGAGCCAGTGAACAGCCACCATCCTACGCCTACTCGAGCTGTCCAACTCCAGCGGAGCGTGTGAGCTACCCAGACCGGCGTTGGGATCGCTCAGCTAGCTCGCCGTCGTCGCCCATGCGGCAAGCCGGCACGGCGGCGCCTGACACCAAACACACTCGCTCGGCATCTTCCCCCCGGCCGCGACACGTCTCGGCGGTCGCGCAGGCCATCGTGTGGTCGCGTCACGCGGCCTCGCCGACCGCCACGGCACGCAGCGAAAGCCCCGGGTCCCCCGCCACCACCGCTTTCGTGGGTGGCCTGTGCCGCGCGCACCCGGAGCAGCGTGCGCTCTTGTAGGCTTGCAGCCGTGCGCCGGAGAAAAAGGGCCCCGCGTTTGTCGcctcgccgcctcctcctcctctcgtcTCGCGGCGGTCTCGCCGGGTCTCCATCGCCGATCCCCAACCCGGCCACCCCGACCGCCCAACTCGCgaggaaaggaaaagggacggggaGCGAGCTCAAATCCCCAGATTTTCGCTCCCCTCCGGGTCCCGTCATTTTGGACGCGGGGCACTGGGACAACGCACGCTTGTCGCCAACCAACAACAAGGGGCCACGGCGACCGCTGCCGGAGCCGCACGCCAATCCGGGCGCGCCCGCTGATATCCCGATCCCGGCCTCTGgctcgcgcgccgccgcccgctcggttGGGCGCCGCCGCTCCGGTCTGAATCGGCGCGCGTTGTTCGGCGTCCGGGTTCCTGGTTTCGATTGGGAGCTCGCGgtccggaggaggaggaggagggcgggggCGCAATGGTGGAGGTGGGGAGCCGGGTGCAGGGGTTCCTGCGGAACCGGTGGCTGGTGTTCGTGGCGGCGATGTGGATGCAGTCCTGCGCGGGGGTGGGGTACCTCTTCGGCAGCCTCTCGCCGGTGATCAAGAGCTCGCTGGGGTACAACCAGCGCCAGGTGGCCGGGCTCGGCGTCGCCAAGGACCTCGGCGACAGCGTCGGCTTCCTCGCGGGGACGCTCTGCGCGCTGCTCCCGCTCTGGGCCGCGCTCCTCGTCGGCGCCGCACAGAACCTCGTCGGCTACGGATGGGTCTGGCTCGCCGTCACGCGCCGGGTCCCCGTGCCACCGCTCTGGGCGGTGAGATCCCAACGCCTCTTCTTCTGATCACTGaagctttttttttgtttcaccTTACCAATTACGACGGGCGGACGCATTGGTTGGTTGCGTGGTCTCGATCACCTGTCCTCTACCAGGCGCTAAACTTCCTTACAATTTCTTGCTCGTGACTGTTGTTGGTTGAAGCGTGCACGATGTTTAGTTGGAATTCGTGTTGAATTTTTGGGTTCTATAATAAGTGCTGGCGTCGTTGAAGTTTCAGAGTCTCGTCCGATGTTTTTGATAGGGTTCTGCTGTTTCTGCTACGGTCGAATTTTCTAAGATTACCGTACGGAAACCAACCATATATGCCGCCTGTCAAAGGATCTTGTTGCTTCATGTAGCACATGGTTTCTGTTACTGAAATCTTGGTATTAGCGTCCAGACCATTGTTAGCAATATGAAATACTACATGTCTACATGCAGCATGCCCGCCCTCCTGGATGGAGAGTTGCACTTGGACTCTTTCACTTTGAAAATGACAGCTAGTTTCTTGTTTTGTGGATAGCATTGCAGCTGAACTTCAACCTTAACTGTTACGTGTTCATCTAAAGCACAGCGTACAGTTACAGTGGAAATGAATACTCTTAGCCTCCTTTGGAGCTCATTTGTTATTCTTATTGTAAATTTCGCTTTGAACTCGGACAATAGCCCACGCCTACATCCTGTGGCCCTTTGTAACTCCAACCCATCTGGTCTTTTCTTCTATAAATTCAGACGCAGAAGTTTTTGTGTTCGCAGAAAAGGAAATGAATACTCTTATAATTCTGAACTTCTTGAAGTTTCATTGGAACAATTTTGCATACGACCTGTTGAATATGGTTAATCATCATCCAAGGTGTACTTCTCTTGTCAACGTGGTGGCTTTCCTGCTTTCCATGCGCCTTTAGCTGTAACTCATTATCTAATGCCCTGGAAACACTATGACATCTGCGTAAATCATTCAGTGATTTAACTGCGATATCTTATTAAAATCCCTTAATGTACAATCAAGAACCTCAGCATTGATTATTATCTGTATATTAAATACAGTTGCAGCAGGCTACCTTGATTTCTTTTGTtggtaaaaaatatatatgaaatggCATCTGCTTAACCAGAATTTTCTGTCACTAGCATGCACATGCAATGCATCTGCATAATCAGTTAGTAGCAAACTGGTGGCTGGTCTACTTGCTATTGGTGATCTTTGCCAGCTGGTGTCTAATCCAAGCTCTCATAGTTTTGAGTCTCAATGGCTAGATATGAGGTGTTTAATAGTTGATTTTCTGAGATTTTATCCTGTGATCTCTCACAAATAACAAGATAAACATAAGCAAAAAAGTAATTATAAGAAACCAAGTGTTTTTTTACCAGAGCCTACGTGGTTTATATTAAGATAACATCCAATTGCTATGGTACATTTTGGTTCAGGATCCCATGTTCCTATTCAGCTATTGGTATTCAAAACCATGGATCTTTTCATAATTTCCACATGTGTAAAATGGAATTTTTGTTACCCTTTTATATACTTCGAATTGCTTTCATGTCGGTTGTCATACTAAAAGTTTATCATCCTTCCCCAGATGTGTATTCTAATCTTCATTGGTAACAATGGTGAGACATACTTCAACACTGCTGCACTCGTCTCGTGTGTTCAGAACTTCCCCAAGAGCCGTGGACCAATTGTTGGTATCCTCAAGGGATTCGCTGGGTTAAGTGGTGCAATTCTGACACAGATCTATGCAATGATACACTCGCCTGATGATGCTGCACTGATCTTCATGGTTGCCGTTGGCCCAACAATGGTAGTTATAGCTTTAATGTTCATTGTAAGACCAGTTGGAGGCCACAGGCAAGTACGGCCTTCTGATGGCACAAGTTTCACATTTGTATACAGTGTCTGCTTGCTCTTGGCCGCTTATCTGATGGGCGTCATGCTACTTGAAGACCTTGTCGACCTAAGCCAGTCAATGATTGCCTTGTTGACCATCATTCTAATCATCTTTTTATTAGTTCCAATAGTCATCCCAGTGCTACTCAGCTTCTTTTCAGATGACGATGAGACTTTGTATGCACTATTACTGCCATCACCTCGGAAAGAAGAACCAAGTGCATCAACATCTTCTGAGGAGCAACAGGAGGTTATACTCAGTGAGTTGGAGGATGAAAAGCCAAGGGATGTTGATCTTCTTTCAGCCTCAGAGAGGCAAAAAAGGATTGCAGCATTGCAGGCAAGGCTATTTCAGGCAGCTGCTGTTGGTGCAGTGAGGGTTAAGAGGAGGAGAGGTCCACGACGAGGTGAAGATTTCACACTGATGCAAGCGCTCATCAAGGCAGATTTTTGGCTTCTATTTTTCTCCCTTTTGTTGGGCTCCGGATCCGGTCTCACTGTGATTGATAATCTTGGGCAAATGAGCCAGTCATTGGGTTACAAGGAAACCCACATTTTTGTGTCGATGATTAGCATTTGGAACTTCCTTGGGCGCATTGGTGGTGGTTACTTCTCAGAGATTATTGTCAAGTAAGATTCTTATGCCTCTTTGCTGAGATAGAAAGTACTTCATCTGCTGTCTTATTAAGTATTTGTTTAGTTCATATCAAGAGCATTCTCCAGTTATGAATTGAATAATATTCAAGTGACTTTTGGCATCTTCACCTTCCAATCTTCCATGTTGACCTATGTTTTTTTTCCAAACTATACCAAGTGTTTGAGTGTTTGTTCTTGCCATAATTTTATTCTCTTGCCTGGAATAGATTTTCAGACTGGTACCAGGAGACCTTATTACTAAGGATAACAAAAATCATCCAGCCAAATGCAAGTAGATAAGAAGAGGGAATTAAAACATAGATAGGTGCTGGAGCTAACAAACTGGCCAGAAGTGACCATAGTAAGCTAGTATCCTAAACAGATATGAATATATGATCATTTTTACATTTACATTCCCATGTGTACTAAACTTGCAATACCTACATTGTTTGTTTCAGCAATCATGAATAATAACATCTGTTATGTATTAATGAAAATCTTGACACCGATTGATCAACTACTAATTCCAAATCAAGGATGCATCTTATTCATTTTAACTCTTTTCTTCTCTGATCCTTTTGCGTTCCTTCACCTGTTTTCAGAGATTATGCGTATCCAAGAGCAATTGCATTAGCTATAGCTCAAGTTTTGATGGCAATTGGGCACTTCAACTTTGCAATGGCTTGGCCTGGGACAATGTACATCGGCACACTGCTTGTCGGAATTGGCTATGGCGCTCACTGGGCCATTGTGCCAGCCGCTGCCTCTGAACTGTTTGGGGTGAAATACTTTGGAGCACTGTACAATTTCCTCACTGTTGCAAATCCAGCAGGCTCCCTGGTATTCTCTGGGATTATTGCCAGCGGCATCTATGACTCTGAAGCTGCAAAGCAGGCTCAGCAGCGCCACAACTCCACATTGTTGGCAATGCCTGCCAGAGTGGTTACCATGATATCTGAAGCTGCTCCATCACTGAAGTGCGAGGGTGCCATCTGTTTCTTCCTCTCGTCCCTGATCATGTCCGGGTTCTGCATCATTGCTGTTGTTTTGAGCTTGATCCTGGTCTACCGGACAAAGATTGTATACACAAATCTATACGGGAAGCCGCGTACTTGAAAGATCAATTCTTAAGGGCTAGAGGGCACGATATAGTTTCAGAGTTTTGAATTCAGGCTGTGGTACCCCGGCATGCCTGTACAGGTTTGGTGTTGTCCTTCAACTTGTTCTGGACCACGTTCTTTGGAGAGCAGAACTGGAGCTTTGCGTTCATTAGAAAGTGCTCAAGTGCTGCCGATGAGCCTGGAACTCTTTGGAGTGGCAGAAGCTGCTCCCAAGCAGCATTCAAGTTAGTGGCTGCAGATGGTAGCATGGGTGGTGCCGGGTACGAGTACGGCATCGTGAAAGTGTATGAAAGTTAATGGTGGAATTGTGCCTTTTGCTCGAGTTTTGCTGTATTTAGTTGGAAAATATTGTATACACGTGTAATAAGCTGGAGATCTTATCTATGTTTCCTTACACAGGGAATGACATATTCTTTCTTATTAGTTAAAAAAACTCGTAATATAGAAACATGTACATAATCAGGAAAATTGTATGAATGAATCGtgcccccctggtttctctgAGCTATTTGATTCAGATGATGCGCTGTGCATGATGTTATGTTTAATGCACACCAAGATTGGTATAATTTCCACTCGAAAAAAGATTGTATATTCTAAGTTAGTTATAGAAAAAAAATCATGTTTGCACCTTTAGGCCTGGTCATTTGGtatgtttttatttttttcatagAAAAAAGGAACAAATTCATATTTGTGCCTTTAGGCTCGGTCAATCCGTTCTGTTTTGGCACGTTTGAATTTCTTGAAACAGTACGTACCTCCTCCTGATGAAGTAATCCCcaaccttttttttttgcgtGTAAGTGATTCCCAACCTAACAGGCAGGGGGCAAAGAGGCGGAAAAAAGTCTAACACGAACAAATTTGCCAAGTTTATCGAATTATTATGGTGCAAGAAGGCCCGAACAGCAGCACGATTTCAAAGTTTCGAACACGTCGCATACATTGCAGATTTTCAACGCCATATATAACGCATAAAAATTGATCACCGCACCCGTACAAAGCACCGGAAATTCGCAACAGATCGCCTCGGCTTCGAATCGATTTGCAGGGGTGGATCCAGTGGGTAGTCCTGGTAGGCCCAGCGCTACCCTGGATTTGAGCCCAAAAAATTAATAGTATGGCCCAAACTCAAGAAATGAACAAATAGCCCACCAATAGCCCAAAATACATCTGCTCCCCTTGACCTGACCGTAAGGCGCATCGCGAGTTCGCGACCTGCCGCCCATCGCGCCTGCCGCCCGCACCCAGCGGCCGGCGCCGCTGCCCCGCGACCGGCCTCCGCACCTCCGCGGCCCCTTCCTGCTGGCCTGCTGCACCTCCTCCGCTCGCGCTGGCCGCTGCTTCCCTGCTCCTTGCTCTCCCTCGCGGCCTCGCCTCGGAGTGCCAAGCAGCCGCCGGAAGAGGCCGGAGCTAGGGTTTCGGCCAAAAATCGCTGTGGCCAGGGCGCCGGTCGGTTCGCCGTCTTCATCTCTCTCATCTCATTCAGTGGTTTCGACCAAAAATTTGACCAGGACTGCTGGTTCCGCCACTGATCGAatcccccccccaacccctttCCTTCCGCCGcaagccgccgccggcctcgcgCGCGCGATGGGATCCACGTGCCTGTCCTGCGGCGAGAGCGCGGTGATCCCGGACCCGGACTCCGGCGTGCTCGTCTGCACCTCCTGCGGCGTCATCGACgaggccggcgcggcggagTTCGTCCACCAGGCCACCTTCACCGACTCGGGCGGCCTCGACCTCCGCGTCTCCTCCCTCGTCCGCAACAGCTCCGACTCCGCCTACCGCGACCAGAAGATCgccggcgccaccgccgccatcacCTCCATCGCCACCCGCCTCGGCCTCTCGCCGACCCGCGCCGAGGAGGCGCTCCGCATGGCCAAGTCCGCCACCGACGGCCAGCTCGCCACCCCGGGCTCCGCCTTCCTCCCCGCCCTCGCGGCCGCCTGCTCCCTGCTCGTCGCGCGGTCCCACCGCCTCCCGCTCTCCCtcgctgaggcggcggaggccgcgTTCTGCTCCACTCCCGCACTCGCCGACCTGGTCTCCCGCGTCGCCGCGCAGCTgtccctccctcccctcccaTGCTTCGACTACGCCGCCGCGCTCGATCGGGCCGTGCACCTGTCACCCTCActcaccgccgccgcgggcgaGAAGACCGAGGCGATTCTCGCACAGGCCCGGTTCCTCCTCCGCTGCGCCTCCAAGTGGTCGCTCACCACAGGACGGTACCCGCTCCCCCTTGTCGCGGCGCTTGTGGCCTTCTCTGCTGAGGTGAACGGGGTTACCTCTCTTTCTGTGGAGGACATTGCTCAGGACCTCTCGGCCGGAATCAGGACCAGCCTCCGTCGATACAAGGAGCTCGTTGATGCGCTGGTGCATGTCGCACGGCAGCTGCTTCCATGGGGCGCCGACGTCAATGCGAAGAACCTGCTCCTCAACTCGCCAGTCCTACTCCGGCTCATGGAGATGAAGTCACAGTCAGATCCCTCTGAAGAATTTCTTGAGAGCTTTGCTCCGAACATCACTGGCATTGTGCAGGCATACTCTTCTGTTGATGATGACGAGTCCAAGTACCTTCAGATTGCTCCCGTGGGTGCTGATGATTTCGATTTCGATAATTTTGTGCAAGAGGAGAAAGAATTTGAGGATCAGAAGATCACAGAGAAGGGTCTATCAGATGCTTACCAAAATGTCTTAAACAGGCTTGCCCAGCTACAGAAACTTGGGAAGGTCAGTAAAGGTAGTGACAAGAGGAAGCTGTGGAAAGGAAGACTGGAGCTGGAGCCATGGATGGACAGTGTGGATGATGGTTGGAAAAGGGACATGCAACTTGAGGATGTGGTGGATATTGACATTGGATATGATGCACCTCCACCATCGTTTACTGCTGGAATGAaattgaagaagaagaggagagccCGTATTGAAGCTGCTAAGCAGCGAATTGATGCGATTAGGAAGGCCCCTGCTGCTCCAGCTGCAAGCACCAATCATTCACAGCCTGGTGTAAGAAATGAAGATGTCTGTCCGCCACAAAAATTGGCCAAGAAGAAACGCGGGGGGAAGAGGATGGATGACATAGATCGAATCTTTCTCGATGACAATTTGGCAGAGATGCCAGATAGTCCAGATGGCAGGAAGAAGAGACAAAAAAGAGGTTGCTGTGAAAGTATTGATTGGGAAGATTGCATTATTGAACTCCTGCTATTACATGGTGCAAACGAAGCAGAGATAGAACAAGGCCAGTACAGAAGATTGTTGGAGTTGCATGTATTCAGTGCAGTAAGTGGAGGAAGATTGAAAAATGGTGATGCAGCATCTCAAGTCTTCAGTACATGACCACAATTTTGCTCAATGAACATAGGTTCTTACTGTTCTGTATTTGCATTCTTTTAGTGATATAGAAAGCTCGTGCTGATTGCTGAGTGCAATTTTGTGAAGTTCAATTGTGGGAAGAACATATTGTGATAGAGAAATGATAACACACAACGATTGCTTTTGTTCTTCTGTGCTAATACTGATAGAAAAGTACAGGTTAGGAATGATAGGGCCCCTAACAATTCCAATTGCTTAGATGACCTGGAGTTGTGTAATTTTGTACATTGCTATATGGATTATGAATGACATACATATTTAGTGTTGCATTCAGAATGTTTTATTACTAATATGAGCGTGTCACAGCTGAAGCCACTAAGTGAAATTGTGAAAACTTAGGTTGGTGCAATGACATTTCTGAAGAAATTTGTGTTCAAATGGCATGTTAGTTGGAACTGGTTTATGATGTGCCTTTTCTTGGAGATATTGATGTGCATTTGGATTTCAACATTAGTTTCACATTTTAAATAAAATATATGCAACTCAAATTGCTTCATTGATGTTAAACATACCCTTTTGGATGAAAAGATCATTTGGTGTTTGATCATGGAGAACAGGCCTGCTATCCCTCTTCTTATCTGTCTACCTTGTGTAATCCTTGTATATTGCTGAAGTTTTCTCCAAAGCACTGGCTcccaatttattcatgtgctatTCCAGTACTTAACTGAAATGTTTTCTTCATTGGTCAATATTCTAGGGGGTAAAGTTTTGTAGCTAGAGTTTCTAGAGTGAGGAGTTCATACAGCATACTGTACAAATGCATCTTTTCTCGAGAATTTGATAATTGCCTAAAGATAATGTACAGGCACTGTCAAGGGAGTGTAGTCATCTTCCTGCATATGACATTGAATATTTAAATAGCACAAGCTGTTATACTGTTTTGCTACTAAGATTGAATCCATATGACATCCTTGGTTCATGGTTATTTGCCTTCCAGTTAATTTGTAAATCAATATCCATCAGACATGCGAGAAGGTAAATCAGAGAGGGAGAAGAGAACCAGGGAAGGGAAGGAACACTTGGTGCACGGTGCACCTGATAAGTGGTGACAACGCAATTGTTTCTGCAGGGTCTTTAGAAATCAGGTGTGTTTATTACCTGTTACTTCCAGGTTTG
The Panicum hallii strain FIL2 chromosome 6, PHallii_v3.1, whole genome shotgun sequence genome window above contains:
- the LOC112897974 gene encoding nuclear transport factor 2-like encodes the protein MAMDPDAVAKAFVEHYYRTFDTNRAALVSLYQDTSMLTFEGQKLQGPAAIAGKLGSLPFQHCEHQIITVDCQPSGPQGGMLVFVSGSIRTAPEEHPMKFSQAFHLMPAGNSFYVQNDMFRLNYG
- the LOC112897452 gene encoding protein NUCLEAR FUSION DEFECTIVE 4, encoding MVEVGSRVQGFLRNRWLVFVAAMWMQSCAGVGYLFGSLSPVIKSSLGYNQRQVAGLGVAKDLGDSVGFLAGTLCALLPLWAALLVGAAQNLVGYGWVWLAVTRRVPVPPLWAMCILIFIGNNGETYFNTAALVSCVQNFPKSRGPIVGILKGFAGLSGAILTQIYAMIHSPDDAALIFMVAVGPTMVVIALMFIVRPVGGHRQVRPSDGTSFTFVYSVCLLLAAYLMGVMLLEDLVDLSQSMIALLTIILIIFLLVPIVIPVLLSFFSDDDETLYALLLPSPRKEEPSASTSSEEQQEVILSELEDEKPRDVDLLSASERQKRIAALQARLFQAAAVGAVRVKRRRGPRRGEDFTLMQALIKADFWLLFFSLLLGSGSGLTVIDNLGQMSQSLGYKETHIFVSMISIWNFLGRIGGGYFSEIIVKDYAYPRAIALAIAQVLMAIGHFNFAMAWPGTMYIGTLLVGIGYGAHWAIVPAAASELFGVKYFGALYNFLTVANPAGSLVFSGIIASGIYDSEAAKQAQQRHNSTLLAMPARVVTMISEAAPSLKCEGAICFFLSSLIMSGFCIIAVVLSLILVYRTKIVYTNLYGKPRT